One genomic segment of Cervus canadensis isolate Bull #8, Minnesota chromosome 14, ASM1932006v1, whole genome shotgun sequence includes these proteins:
- the RANBP6 gene encoding ran-binding protein 6 isoform X2 — translation MAASGSAGVPATVSGKQEFYQLLKNLINPSCMVRRQAEEIYENIPGLCKTTFLLDAVRNRRAGYEDPHPRVRAAACTTLGQMATDFAPNFQKKFHETVIAALLRTMENQGNQRVQSHAASALIIFIEDCPKSLLVLYLDSMVRNLHSILVIKLQELIRNGTKLALEQLVTTIASVADTIEEKFVPYYDIFMPSLKHTVELAVQKELKLLKGKTIECISHVGLAVGKEKFMQDASNVMQLLLKTQSDLNNMEDDDPQTSYMVSAWARMCKILGSDFQQYLPLVIEPLIKTASAKPDVALLDTQDVENMSDDDGWQFVNLGDQQSFGIKTSGLEAKATACQMLVYYAKELREGFVDYTEQVVKLMVPLLKFYFHDNVRVAAAESLPFLLECARIRGPEYLAQMWQFICDPLIKAIGTEPDTDVLSEIMNSFAKSIEVMGDGCLNDEHLEELGEILKAKLEGHFKNQELRQVKRQEENYDQQVEMSLQDEDECDVYILTKVSDILHSLFSTYKEKILPWFEQLLPLIVNLICSNRPWPDRQWGLCIFDDIIEHCSPTSFKYVEYFRWPMLLNMRDNNPEVRQAAAYGLGVMAQFGGDDYRSLCSEAVPLLVKVIKCANSKTKKNVIATENCISAVGKILRFKPNCVNVDEVLPHWLSWLPLHEDKEEAIQTLSFLCDLIESNHPIVLGPNNSNLPKIISIIAEGKINETINYEDPCAKRLANVVRQVQTSEELWLECISHLDDEQQEALQELLNFA, via the exons ATGGCGGCGTCCGGGTCTGCCGGAGTACCGGCGACCGTGTCGGGAAAGCAAGAGTTTTACCAGCTTCTGAAGAACCTGATCAATCCAAGCTGTATGGTGCGGCGGCAGGCAGAGGAAATCTATGAAAATATCCCAGGTCTGTGTAAGACTACATTCCTCTTAGATGCCGTCAGAAATAGAAGAGCGGGTTATGAG gATCCTCATCCAAGGGTGAGGGCAGCAGCCTGTACTACACTTGGACAGATGGCTACAGATTTTGCACCTAACTTCCAAAAGAAATTCCATGAAACTGTGATTGCAGCTCTGTTGCGTACTATGGAAAATCAAGGTAATCAGCGTGTACAGTCACATGCAGCTTCTgcacttattatttttattgaagactGCCCCAAATCATTGCTGGTTCTATATTTGGATAGTATGGTAAGAAATCTACATTCCATCTTGGTGATTAAACTTCAAGAGTTGATTCGCAATGGAACTAAGTTGGCCTTAGAACAGCTTGTGACAACCATTGCCTCAGTTGCAGAtacaatagaagaaaaatttGTACCATACTATGATATATTTATGCCCTCACTAAAGCATACTGTTGAGCTTGCTGTTCAAAAGGAACTCAAACTTCTGAAAGGAAAGACTATTGAATGCATTAGCCATGTTGGTCTTGCTGTTGGTAAGGAAAAATTTATGCAAGATGCATCAAATGTGATGCAGTTATTGTTGAAGACACAATCAGACTTAAATAATATGGAAGATGATGACCCTCAGACCTCTTACATGGTTTCAGCATGGGCTAGAATGTGTAAAATTCTTGGAAGTGATTTTCAACAGTACCTTCCACTGGTTATTGAGCCTCTTATTAAGACTGCTTCAGCTAAACCTGACGTTGCTCTCTTAGACACACAAGACGTGGAGAATATGAGTGATGATGATGGATGGCAATTTGTAAATCTTGGAGACCAGCAAAGTTTTGGAATTAAAACTTCAGGACTTGAAGCAAAAGCAACTGCTTGCCAGATGTTGGTTTATTATGCTAAGGAGTTAAGAGAAGGATTTGTGGACTATACAGAACAAGTTGTAAAACTGATGGTTcctttattgaaattttatttccatgaCAATGTTCGAGTGGCAGCTGCAGAGTCCTTGCCTTTTCTCCTGGAATGTGCAAGAATTCGTGGGCCAGAGTATCTTGCACAGATGTGGCAATTCATATGTGATCCCTTAATCAAGGCTATTGGGACTGAACCTGATACAGATGTACTCTCAGAAATAATGAATTCTTTTGCAAAATCCATTGAAGTAATGGGAGATGGGTGCCTTAATGATGAACACTTGGAAGAACTGGGAGAAATACTGAAAGCAAAACTTGAAGGGCACTTTAAAAACCAAGAACTAAGACAGGttaaaagacaggaagaaaacTATGATCAACAGGTTGAAATGTCTCTGCAAGATGAGGATGAATGTGATGTTTATATTCTGACCAAAGTATCAGATATTTTGCACTCATTATTTAGTACTTACAAGGAAAAGATTTTACCGTGGTTTGAACAGCTACTTCCATTAATTGTAAATCTAATTTGTTCTAATAGGCCGTGGCCAGACAGACAGTGGGGATTGTGCATATTTGATGATATCATAGAGCACTGCAGTCCAACCTCATTTAAATATGTTGAATATTTTCGGTGGCCAATGCTACTAAATATGCGAGACAACAACCCTGAAGTCAGGCAAGCTGCTGCTTATGGCCTGGGTGTTATGGCACAGTTTGGTGGAGATGATTATCGTTCTTTATGTTCAGAAGCTGTTCCGCTGCTGGTAAAAGTTATTAAGTGTGCAAattccaaaaccaaaaaaaatgtcATTGCTACAGAGAACTGTATCTCAGCAGTAGGGAAGATTTTGAGGTTTAAGCCTAACTGTGTAAATGTAGATGAAGTTCTTCCACACTGGTTGTCATGGCTTCCATTGCATGAGGATAAAGAGGAAGCTATTCAGACTTTGAGTTTTCTCTGTGACTTAATTGAAAGTAACCACCCCATTGTACTTGGTCCAAATAATTCCAATCTTCCAAAAATAATTAGTATAATTGCAGAAGGAAAAATTAATGAGACTATTAACTATGAAGATCCTTGTGCCAAACGCCTAGCTAATGTTGTACGTCAGGTACAGACTTCTGAAGAATTATGGTTGGAATGCATTTCCCATCTTGATGATGAGCAGCAGGAAGCCTTACAGGAATTGCTAAATTTTGCTTGA
- the RANBP6 gene encoding ran-binding protein 6 isoform X1 has translation MAASGSAGVPATVSGKQEFYQLLKNLINPSCMVRRQAEEIYENIPGLCKTTFLLDAVRNRRAGYEVRQMAAALLRRLLSSGFEEVYPNLPSDVQRDVKIELILAVKLETHASMRKKLCDIFAVLARNLIDEDGTNHWPEGLKFLVDSIYSKNVVLWEVALHVFWHFPGIFGNQERHDLDIIKRLLDQCIQDQEHPAIRTLSARAAAAFVLANENNIGLFKDFADLLPGILQAVNDSCYQDDDSVLESLVEIADTVPKYLGPYLEDTLQLSLKLCGDSRLSNLQRQLALEVIVTLSETATPMLKKHTNIIAQAVPHILAMMVDLQDDEDWVNADEMEEDDFDSNAVAAESALDRLACGLGGKLVLPMTKDHIMQMLQSPDWKYRHAGLMALSAIGEGCHQQMESILDETVNSVLLFLQDPHPRVRAAACTTLGQMATDFAPNFQKKFHETVIAALLRTMENQGNQRVQSHAASALIIFIEDCPKSLLVLYLDSMVRNLHSILVIKLQELIRNGTKLALEQLVTTIASVADTIEEKFVPYYDIFMPSLKHTVELAVQKELKLLKGKTIECISHVGLAVGKEKFMQDASNVMQLLLKTQSDLNNMEDDDPQTSYMVSAWARMCKILGSDFQQYLPLVIEPLIKTASAKPDVALLDTQDVENMSDDDGWQFVNLGDQQSFGIKTSGLEAKATACQMLVYYAKELREGFVDYTEQVVKLMVPLLKFYFHDNVRVAAAESLPFLLECARIRGPEYLAQMWQFICDPLIKAIGTEPDTDVLSEIMNSFAKSIEVMGDGCLNDEHLEELGEILKAKLEGHFKNQELRQVKRQEENYDQQVEMSLQDEDECDVYILTKVSDILHSLFSTYKEKILPWFEQLLPLIVNLICSNRPWPDRQWGLCIFDDIIEHCSPTSFKYVEYFRWPMLLNMRDNNPEVRQAAAYGLGVMAQFGGDDYRSLCSEAVPLLVKVIKCANSKTKKNVIATENCISAVGKILRFKPNCVNVDEVLPHWLSWLPLHEDKEEAIQTLSFLCDLIESNHPIVLGPNNSNLPKIISIIAEGKINETINYEDPCAKRLANVVRQVQTSEELWLECISHLDDEQQEALQELLNFA, from the coding sequence ATGGCGGCGTCCGGGTCTGCCGGAGTACCGGCGACCGTGTCGGGAAAGCAAGAGTTTTACCAGCTTCTGAAGAACCTGATCAATCCAAGCTGTATGGTGCGGCGGCAGGCAGAGGAAATCTATGAAAATATCCCAGGTCTGTGTAAGACTACATTCCTCTTAGATGCCGTCAGAAATAGAAGAGCGGGTTATGAGGTGAGACAAATGGCTGCCGCCCTGCTACGACGGCTTTTGTCCTCTGGGTTTGAGGAAGTCTATCCAAATCTGCCTTCTGATGTTCAGAGGGACGTCAAGATTGAACTGATACTGGCTGTTAAGTTAGAAACACATGCTAGTATGAGGAAAAAACTTTGTGACATTTTTGCAGTGCTGGCCAGGAATTTGATAGATGAGGATGGCACTAACCACTGGCCTGAAGGTCTGAAGTTCCTTGTTGATTCAATCTACTCTAAAAATGTGGTTCTATGGGAAGTTGCACTTCACGTTTTCTGGCACTTTCCGGGGATTTTTGGGAACCAGGAGCGGCACGATTTGGATATCATCAAACGGTTGTTGGACCAGTGTATTCAAGATCAAGAACATCCAGCAATCAGGACATTATCTGCTAGAGCTGCAGCTGCATTTGTACTTGCTAATGAGAATAATATTGGTCTTTTCAAAGACTTTGCAGACTTGCTTCCTGGAATCTTACAGGCTGTGAATGATTCATGCTACCAGGATGATGATTCAGTGCTAGAATCCCTTGTGGAGATTGCAGATACTGTACCTAAATATTTGGGTCCTTATTTAGAAGATACTCTGCAACTGAGTCTAAAGTTATGTGGAGACTCTAGACTTAGTAATCTGCAACGCCAGCTGGCACTTGAAGTAATAGTGACCTTGTCTGAAACTGCCACCCCAATGTtgaaaaaacatacaaatattaTTGCACAGGCAGTTCCTCATATATTAGCAATGATGGTTGATCTACAAGATGACGAGGACTGGGTAAATGCTGATGAAATGGAAGAAGATGATTTTGACAGCAATGCAGTTGCTGCTGAGAGTGCATTAGACAGACTGGCTTGTGGGCTCGGTGGAAAACTTGTTTTACCAATGACTAAGGACCATATCATGCAGATGCTACAGAGCCCTGACTGGAAATACCGACATGCTGGATTAATGGCCTTATCTGCTATTGGAGAAGGATGCCATCAACAAATGGAATCAATTTTAGATGAAACAGTTAactctgttttgctttttcttcaggATCCTCATCCAAGGGTGAGGGCAGCAGCCTGTACTACACTTGGACAGATGGCTACAGATTTTGCACCTAACTTCCAAAAGAAATTCCATGAAACTGTGATTGCAGCTCTGTTGCGTACTATGGAAAATCAAGGTAATCAGCGTGTACAGTCACATGCAGCTTCTgcacttattatttttattgaagactGCCCCAAATCATTGCTGGTTCTATATTTGGATAGTATGGTAAGAAATCTACATTCCATCTTGGTGATTAAACTTCAAGAGTTGATTCGCAATGGAACTAAGTTGGCCTTAGAACAGCTTGTGACAACCATTGCCTCAGTTGCAGAtacaatagaagaaaaatttGTACCATACTATGATATATTTATGCCCTCACTAAAGCATACTGTTGAGCTTGCTGTTCAAAAGGAACTCAAACTTCTGAAAGGAAAGACTATTGAATGCATTAGCCATGTTGGTCTTGCTGTTGGTAAGGAAAAATTTATGCAAGATGCATCAAATGTGATGCAGTTATTGTTGAAGACACAATCAGACTTAAATAATATGGAAGATGATGACCCTCAGACCTCTTACATGGTTTCAGCATGGGCTAGAATGTGTAAAATTCTTGGAAGTGATTTTCAACAGTACCTTCCACTGGTTATTGAGCCTCTTATTAAGACTGCTTCAGCTAAACCTGACGTTGCTCTCTTAGACACACAAGACGTGGAGAATATGAGTGATGATGATGGATGGCAATTTGTAAATCTTGGAGACCAGCAAAGTTTTGGAATTAAAACTTCAGGACTTGAAGCAAAAGCAACTGCTTGCCAGATGTTGGTTTATTATGCTAAGGAGTTAAGAGAAGGATTTGTGGACTATACAGAACAAGTTGTAAAACTGATGGTTcctttattgaaattttatttccatgaCAATGTTCGAGTGGCAGCTGCAGAGTCCTTGCCTTTTCTCCTGGAATGTGCAAGAATTCGTGGGCCAGAGTATCTTGCACAGATGTGGCAATTCATATGTGATCCCTTAATCAAGGCTATTGGGACTGAACCTGATACAGATGTACTCTCAGAAATAATGAATTCTTTTGCAAAATCCATTGAAGTAATGGGAGATGGGTGCCTTAATGATGAACACTTGGAAGAACTGGGAGAAATACTGAAAGCAAAACTTGAAGGGCACTTTAAAAACCAAGAACTAAGACAGGttaaaagacaggaagaaaacTATGATCAACAGGTTGAAATGTCTCTGCAAGATGAGGATGAATGTGATGTTTATATTCTGACCAAAGTATCAGATATTTTGCACTCATTATTTAGTACTTACAAGGAAAAGATTTTACCGTGGTTTGAACAGCTACTTCCATTAATTGTAAATCTAATTTGTTCTAATAGGCCGTGGCCAGACAGACAGTGGGGATTGTGCATATTTGATGATATCATAGAGCACTGCAGTCCAACCTCATTTAAATATGTTGAATATTTTCGGTGGCCAATGCTACTAAATATGCGAGACAACAACCCTGAAGTCAGGCAAGCTGCTGCTTATGGCCTGGGTGTTATGGCACAGTTTGGTGGAGATGATTATCGTTCTTTATGTTCAGAAGCTGTTCCGCTGCTGGTAAAAGTTATTAAGTGTGCAAattccaaaaccaaaaaaaatgtcATTGCTACAGAGAACTGTATCTCAGCAGTAGGGAAGATTTTGAGGTTTAAGCCTAACTGTGTAAATGTAGATGAAGTTCTTCCACACTGGTTGTCATGGCTTCCATTGCATGAGGATAAAGAGGAAGCTATTCAGACTTTGAGTTTTCTCTGTGACTTAATTGAAAGTAACCACCCCATTGTACTTGGTCCAAATAATTCCAATCTTCCAAAAATAATTAGTATAATTGCAGAAGGAAAAATTAATGAGACTATTAACTATGAAGATCCTTGTGCCAAACGCCTAGCTAATGTTGTACGTCAGGTACAGACTTCTGAAGAATTATGGTTGGAATGCATTTCCCATCTTGATGATGAGCAGCAGGAAGCCTTACAGGAATTGCTAAATTTTGCTTGA
- the RANBP6 gene encoding ran-binding protein 6 isoform X3 yields the protein MAASGSAGVPATVSGKQEFYQLLKNLINPSCMVRRQAEEIYENIPGSSSKGEGSSLYYTWTDGYRFCT from the exons ATGGCGGCGTCCGGGTCTGCCGGAGTACCGGCGACCGTGTCGGGAAAGCAAGAGTTTTACCAGCTTCTGAAGAACCTGATCAATCCAAGCTGTATGGTGCGGCGGCAGGCAGAGGAAATCTATGAAAATATCCCAG gATCCTCATCCAAGGGTGAGGGCAGCAGCCTGTACTACACTTGGACAGATGGCTACAGATTTTGCACCTAA